Proteins encoded within one genomic window of Acomys russatus chromosome 5, mAcoRus1.1, whole genome shotgun sequence:
- the LOC127189971 gene encoding olfactory receptor 13A1-like, translating to MLSRPNQTVVTEFVLEGFSEHSSLRLLLMGCFLSLYTMALIGNIVIIALVTASPGLHSPMYFFLCNLATMDIICTSSVLPKTLVGLVSEENTISFKGCMAQLFFLVWSLSSELLLLTVMAYDRYVAICCPLHYSSRMSPQLCGALAMGVWSICALNSSINTGLMTRLSFCGPKVITHFFCEIPPLLLLSCSPTYINSIMTLVADVFYGGINFALTLLSYGYIITSILRMRSAEGKRKAFSTCSSHLIVVSVYYSSVFCAYISPASSYSPERSKVTSVLYSVLSPTLNPLIYTLRNKDVKLALGRLLPSFSH from the coding sequence ATGCTGTCAAGGCCCAACCAGACAGTAGTGACAGAGTTCGTGCTGGAAGGCTTCTCAGAGCACAGCAGTCTAAGACTTCTCCTGATGGGCTGCTTCCTGTCCCTCTACACAATGGCTCTAATAGGCAACATTGTGATCATTGCTTTGGTCACCGCCAGCCCTGGGCTCCACAGtcccatgtactttttcctctGCAATCTGGCCACCATGGACATTATCTGCACCTCCTCTGTGCTGCCCAAGACACTGGTTGGCCTAGTCTCTGAGGAAAATACCATCTCCTTCAAGGGGTGCATGGCCCAGCTCTTCTTCCTTGTCTGGTCCTTGTCTTCTGAGCTGTTGCTGCTCACAgtcatggcctatgaccgctatgtggccatctgctgtCCCCTGCACTACAGCTCTAGGATGAGCCCACAGCTGTGTGGGGCCCTGGCCATGGGTGTGTGGTCCATCTGTGCACTGAATTCATCTATCAACACTGGCCTGATGACACGGCTGTCTTTCTGTGGCCCCAAAGTCATCACCCACTTCTTCTGTGAGATCCCCCCTCTCCTCTTGCTCTCCTGTAGCCCCACATATATAAATAGCATCATGACTCTTGTGGCAGATGTCTTTTATGGAGGTATCAACTTCGCGCTCACCTTGCTATCCTATGGCTACATCATCACCAGCATCCTGCGCATGCGCTCTGCTGAGGGCAAGAGGAAGGCTTTTTCTACCTGCTCATCCCACCTCATCGTGGTCTCTGTGTACTACTCATCTGTGTTCTGTGCCTATATCAGTCCTGCTTCCAGCTACAGCCCAGAAAGAAGCAAAGTGACTTCGGTGCTCTACTCGGTCCTCAGCCCAACCCTGAACCCCCTCATCTATACACTGAGGAACAAGGATGTCAAGCTGGCCCTGGGCAGGCTCTTGCCCTCTTTCTCACATTAA